The following coding sequences lie in one Vitis vinifera cultivar Pinot Noir 40024 chromosome 19, ASM3070453v1 genomic window:
- the LOC100243562 gene encoding F-box protein At1g30790 isoform X2 encodes MDVDGSKLICILNKNWFEIDDIVINILSRLSVKSITLCKSVSKDWYRLINSPPFIKTQLIWSKENPLYIVYPHMYFIPNVYFMEGNGEIIDRIPLPACRNFSSLSMICSFNGLICCINYASPLDMTEVSDLDILICNPAIQEVLVLPNGSPSIEDPSIGVAFGPGINEYKVFRFFYAACELKVKHLECEVYSSMTESWRRIESVEHCPMDSTHVFVNGRVYWFICSEEHPVPGSILSVDRDENFREIRLPDEFSENSFLIDLDGCLSLVVVYDEDEEKMSIWVLKDCNESIWEKKCSDYIPIDAIECVDSVAARKNEIFFITSAHYLVFNVDYKTWTELDIAGNRPLGS; translated from the exons ATGGATGTTGATGGCAGTAAGCTCATCTGTATTCTTAATAAGAATTGGTTTGAAATAGACGATATCGTTatcaatattctttcaaggCTGTCTGTTAAGTCCATTACCTTATGCAAGTCTGTTTCTAAAGATTGGTATAGGTTGATAAACTCCCCTCCTTTCATCAAGACACAGTTAATCTGGTCCAAAGAAAACCCCTTATATATTGTTTACCCTCATATGTATTTCATTCCGAATGTATATTTCATGGAGGGCAATGGGGAAATCATTGACAGGATTCCTCTTCCAGCTTGCAGAAATTTTTCCTCTCTTAGTATGATTTGTTCCTTCAATGGTTTGATCTGTTGCATCAACTATGCCAGTCCTTTAGATATGACTGAGGTTTCTGACTTGGATATCCTGATCTGCAATCCTGCTATTCAAGAAGTCCTAGTACTTCCTAATGGTAGCCCATCCATTGAGGATCCTTCAATTGGAGTTGCTTTTGGCCCTGGAATCAATGAATATAAAGTGTTTCGGTTCTTCTATGCTGCATGTGAATTAAAAGTCAAACATCTAGAGTGTGAGGTTTATTCATCAATGACTGAATCATGGAGAAGAATAGAAAGTGTGGAACACTGTCCCATGGATTCAACCCATGTATTTGTAAATGGAAGAGTGTACTGGTTTATCTGTTCAGAAGAACACCCAGTTCCTGGCTCCATCCTTTCAGTTGACAGGGATGAAAATTTCAGAGAAATTAGGCTTCCGGATGAGTTCTCTGAGAACTCATTCTTGATTGATCTTGACGGTTGCTTATCACTGGTGGTTGTATATGATGAGGATGAGGAAAAAATGAGCATTTGGGTTTTGAAGGATTGTAATGAGTCTATTTGGGAGAAGAAATGCAGTGATTATATTCCCATTGATGCTATTGAATGTGTTGACTCTGTAGCTGCACgaaaaaatgagatatttttcataacttcagCCCATTATCTTGTCTTCAATGTGGATTACAAGACTTGGACAGAACTTGACATAGCTG GTAATAGGCCCCTTGGTTCCTAG
- the LOC100243562 gene encoding F-box protein At1g30790 isoform X1, with protein sequence MDVDGSKLICILNKNWFEIDDIVINILSRLSVKSITLCKSVSKDWYRLINSPPFIKTQLIWSKENPLYIVYPHMYFIPNVYFMEGNGEIIDRIPLPACRNFSSLSMICSFNGLICCINYASPLDMTEVSDLDILICNPAIQEVLVLPNGSPSIEDPSIGVAFGPGINEYKVFRFFYAACELKVKHLECEVYSSMTESWRRIESVEHCPMDSTHVFVNGRVYWFICSEEHPVPGSILSVDRDENFREIRLPDEFSENSFLIDLDGCLSLVVVYDEDEEKMSIWVLKDCNESIWEKKCSDYIPIDAIECVDSVAARKNEIFFITSAHYLVFNVDYKTWTELDIAGTFEENFPVAFAFTESLLPCNRPLGS encoded by the exons ATGGATGTTGATGGCAGTAAGCTCATCTGTATTCTTAATAAGAATTGGTTTGAAATAGACGATATCGTTatcaatattctttcaaggCTGTCTGTTAAGTCCATTACCTTATGCAAGTCTGTTTCTAAAGATTGGTATAGGTTGATAAACTCCCCTCCTTTCATCAAGACACAGTTAATCTGGTCCAAAGAAAACCCCTTATATATTGTTTACCCTCATATGTATTTCATTCCGAATGTATATTTCATGGAGGGCAATGGGGAAATCATTGACAGGATTCCTCTTCCAGCTTGCAGAAATTTTTCCTCTCTTAGTATGATTTGTTCCTTCAATGGTTTGATCTGTTGCATCAACTATGCCAGTCCTTTAGATATGACTGAGGTTTCTGACTTGGATATCCTGATCTGCAATCCTGCTATTCAAGAAGTCCTAGTACTTCCTAATGGTAGCCCATCCATTGAGGATCCTTCAATTGGAGTTGCTTTTGGCCCTGGAATCAATGAATATAAAGTGTTTCGGTTCTTCTATGCTGCATGTGAATTAAAAGTCAAACATCTAGAGTGTGAGGTTTATTCATCAATGACTGAATCATGGAGAAGAATAGAAAGTGTGGAACACTGTCCCATGGATTCAACCCATGTATTTGTAAATGGAAGAGTGTACTGGTTTATCTGTTCAGAAGAACACCCAGTTCCTGGCTCCATCCTTTCAGTTGACAGGGATGAAAATTTCAGAGAAATTAGGCTTCCGGATGAGTTCTCTGAGAACTCATTCTTGATTGATCTTGACGGTTGCTTATCACTGGTGGTTGTATATGATGAGGATGAGGAAAAAATGAGCATTTGGGTTTTGAAGGATTGTAATGAGTCTATTTGGGAGAAGAAATGCAGTGATTATATTCCCATTGATGCTATTGAATGTGTTGACTCTGTAGCTGCACgaaaaaatgagatatttttcataacttcagCCCATTATCTTGTCTTCAATGTGGATTACAAGACTTGGACAGAACTTGACATAGCTGGTACATTTGAAGAGAATTTCCCTGTTGCATTTGCATTCACTGAAAGCCTTCTTCCAT GTAATAGGCCCCTTGGTTCCTAG
- the LOC100248698 gene encoding putative multidrug resistance protein, protein MGRKNSMFQYADGVDKWLMLLGTLGCIGDGLQSALSMFILSDIINDYGKSNSSITIHIVDKYALKLLYVAVGVGISAFIEGICWTRTAERQTSRMRIKYLKSVLRQEVGFFDSQGADSSITYQVVSTLSSDANSIQAVIGEKIPDCLAYTAAFIFCLLFAFILSWRLALASLPFTVMFIIPGLGFGKLMMDLGMKMIESYGVAGGIAEQAISSIRTVYSFVGEHQTLVKFSQALQKTMELGIKQGFAKGLMMSSMGIIYVSWAFQAWIGTYLVTKKGESGGPLFVAGFNVLMGGLYVLSALPNLTSISEATAAATRIFEMIDRVPALDSEDRKGKALAYVRGEIEFKDIHFSYPSRPDSPILQGFDLRVRAGKTVGLVGGSGSGKSTVISLLERFYDPTKGEILLDGYKVNRLNLKWLRSQMGLVNQEPVLFATSIKENILFGKEGASMELVVSAATAANAHDFITKLPDGYETQVGQFGVQLSGGQRQRIAIARALIRDPKILLLDEATSALDTESERIVQDALDQALVGKTTIVVAHRLSTIRMASMIVVLQNGRVVEKGSHDELMQMNGRQGGEYFRMVQLQQKAMQSEEDSFCSDYQSDVKYQHRMYTAPSPISVRSSTPSTPALHAFSPAYSISAPFSIQFDPSEESYEEDSEKSTYRPPSQWRLLKMNAPEWKSALLGCLGAIGSAAVQPINAYCVGTLISVYFNTDESSMKSESRFYSYLFLGLCVYNFIMNVLQHYNFAVMGERFTKRVREKLLEKLMTFEIGWFDQEENNSAAVCARLATEASMVRTLVGERMSLLVQAVFATSFAYGLGLVLTWRLTLVMIAVQPLVIGSFYSRTVLAKSMSSKARKAQKEGSQLASEATVNHRTITAFSSQRRILGLFKDSLKGPRKENVKLSWFSGFGLFMAQFLTTASMALAFWYGGRLMTQGLITPKRLFQAFLILTFTAKIIADAGSMTSDLSKGSNAIRSVFAILDRKSEIDPENSWGIDPEKTTVKGRIELKNVFFAYPARPNQLILKGLSLKIEAGRTVALVGQSGSGKSTIIGLIERFYDPLRGSIHIDELDIKNHNLRILRSNIALVSQEPTLFAATIRENIAYGKENATESEIRKAAVLANAHEFISGMKDGYDTYCGERGVQLSGGQKQRVAIARAILKNPSVLLLDEATSALDSASERSVQEALDKMMVGRTCLVIAHRLSTIQNSNTIAVIKNGMVVEKGSHSELLSFGPGGSYYSLIKPQVGDSPYR, encoded by the exons ATgggaagaaaaaacagcatGTTCCAGTATGCTGATGGTGTGGACAAGTGGTTGATGTTGTTGGGGACTCTGGGCTGCATAGGAGACGGGTTGCAGAGCGCTCTTTCTATGTTCATTCTAAGCGATATCATCAACGACTATGGAAAAAGCAATAGTTCTATCACAATACATATTGTAGACAAG TATGCACTCAAGCTACTCTATGTTGCTGTTGGAGTTGGGATTTCAGCATTTATCG AAGGAATATGTTGGACAAGAACTGCAGAGAGACAGACTTCTCGGATGAGAATAAAGTACCTGAAATCTGTTCTAAGACAAGAAGTTGGTTTCTTTGATTCCCAAGGTGCTGATTCTTCAATAACATACCAGGTTGTCTCAACCCTCTCCTCAGATGCCAACTCAATCCAAGCCGTGATAGGCGAGAAG ATACCTGACTGCCTTGCCTACACGGCTGCTTTCATCTTCTGCCTGCTGTTTGCCTTCATATTGTCATGGAGATTAGCATTGGCGTCTCTTCCTTTTACAGTCATGTTCATCATTCCGGGACTGGGATTTGGGAAGCTGATGATGGACCTGGGAATGAAGATGATTGAATCTTATGGGGTTGCTGGTGGGATTGCGGAGCAGGCCATTTCTTCAATAAGAACTGTATATTCATTTGTGGGAGAGCATCAAACACTAGTTAAGTTCAGTCAAGCACTTCAGAAAACTATGGAGCTAGGAATAAAGCAAGGTTTCGCCAAGGGATTGATGATGAGTAGCATGGGAATAATCTATGTCAGCTGGGCTTTCCAGGCCTGGATTGGGACTTATCTGGTTACTAAGAAAGGAGAAAGCGGTGGCCCGTTATTTGTAGCTGGATTCAATGTCCTCATGGGAGGATT GTATGTCTTGAGTGCACTCCCAAATCTGACTTCCATCTCAGAGGCAACAGCTGCTGCTACTCGGATTTTTGAGATGATCGATCGAGTTCCTGCCTTGGACTCTGAAGATAGAAAGGGGAAGGCTTTAGCATATGTGAGAGGGGAGATCGAGTTTAAGGACATCCATTTTAGTTACCCATCAAGACCTGATTCACCAATTCTACAGGGTTTCGATCTAAGAGTTCGGGCTGGTAAGACCGTGGGGCTTGTTGGGGGCAGTGGCTCTGGGAAGTCCACTGTCATTTCATTGCTTGAAAGATTTTATGACCCCACCAAAGGAGAGATTCTCTTGGATGGATACAAAGTTAATAGGCTTAATCTTAAATGGTTGAGATCCCAAATGGGTCTGGTCAATCAAGAGCCAGTCCTCTTTGCAACttccataaaagagaacataCTTTTCGGAAAAGAAGGAGCCTCAATGGAGCTTGTAGTAAGTGCGGCTACGGCCGCAAATGCTCATGACTTCATCACCAAGTTACCAGATGGATACGAAACACAG GTTGGGCAATTTGGAGTTCAACTGTCTGGTGGGCAGAGGCAGCGAATTGCCATAGCGAGGGCTCTAATCAGGGATCCGAAAATCCTCCTGCTTGATGAAGCTACAAGTGCTTTGGATACAGAGTCTGAAAGAATAGTACAGGATGCACTGGATCAAGCATTGGTAGGGAAGACAACAATTGTTGTTGCCCATCGCCTCTCCACAATCCGAATGGCCAGTATGATTGTGGTTCTTCAGAATGGGAGAGTTGTAGAAAAAGGGTCACATGATGAGTTGATGCAAATGAATGGAAGACAGGGCGGGGAGTACTTCAGAATGGTACAGTTGCAGCAGAAGGCGATGCAAAGTGAAGAGGATTCTTTCTGTTCTGATTATCAGTCTGATGTAAAATACCAACACAGGATGTATACGGCACCAAGCCCAATCAGTGTCAGATCAAGCACACCGAGTACCCCAGCATTGCATGCCTTTAGCCCAGCATATTCCATCAGTGCACCTTTCTCAATCCAATTTGACCCCTCTGAAGAAAGTTATGAAGAAGATTCAGAGAAGTCGACTTATCGACCTCCTTCTCAGTGGCGTCTGCTGAAAATGAATGCACCCGAATGGAAAAGTGCCTTGCTTGGATGCCTAGGGGCCATAGGCTCTGCAGCAGTTCAACCCATCAATGCTTACTGTGTGGGGACACTTATATCAGTGTATTTCAACACTGATGAGTCCTCCATGAAATCTGAATCCAGATTCTATTCCTACCTTTTCTTAGGCCTTTGCGTTTACAACTTCATCATGAATGTCCTCCAACATTACAATTTTGCAGTCATGGGAGAAAGATTTACCAAAAGGGTTAGGGAGAAACTGCTAGAAAAGCTGATGACTTTCGAGATTGGGTGGTTTGATCAAGAAGAGAACAATAGTGCAGCCGTTTGTGCAAGGTTAGCTACAGAAGCCAGCATGGTTCGAACTCTTGTTGGGGAGCGTATGTCTTTACTGGTTCAAGCGGTCTTTGCGACTTCTTTTGCATATGGACTAGGACTTGTGCTCACATGGAGACTCACCCTTGTGATGATTGCAGTGCAGCCACTAGTCATTGGAAGCTTTTACTCCAGAACTGTTTTGGCAAAAAGTATGTCTTCTAAAGCCCGAAAAGCACAGAAGGAAGGAAGCCAATTAGCAAGTGAAGCTACTGTCAACCATAGAACTATTACTGCCTTCTCTTCTCAGAGGAGAATACTGGGGCTCTTCAAAGACAGCCTGAAAGGTCCTAGAAAGGAGAATGTTAAGCTATCCTGGTTTTCTGGCTTTGGATTGTTTATGGCCCAGTTCTTAACAACAGCTTCCATGGCTTTGGCTTTCTGGTATGGAGGGAGGCTAATGACACAAGGATTAATAACCCCAAAGCGCCTTTTTCAAGCATTCTTGATCTTGACATTTACGGCTAAAATCATTGCAGATGCAGGAAGCATGACTTCTGATTTATCTAAAGGAAGCAATGCCATCCGATCAGTTTTTGCAATCCTGGACAGGAAAAGTGAGATTGATCCAGAAAACTCATGGGGAATTGACCCTGAGAAAACAACAGTGAAGGGCCGGATAGAGCTGAAAAATGTATTCTTTGCATATCCAGCAAGGCCAAATCAATTGATCCTGAAGGGCCTGAGCCTTAAAATTGAAGCAGGAAGAACAGTTGCATTAGTGGGGCAGAGTGGCTCTGGAAAATCTACCATCATCGGGCTTATTGAGAGATTTTACGACCCACTGAGGGGATCAATACATATAGATGAACTGGATATCAAGAACCATAACTTAAGGATCCTGAGATCAAATATCGCACTAGTCAGCCAGGAGCCAACCCTTTTTGCAGCAACCATCCGTGAGAACATTGCCTATGGGAAAGAAAATGCTACAGAATCCGAGATAAGGAAGGCTGCGGTTCTTGCCAATGCCCATGAATTCATAAG TGGAATGAAAGACGGGTACGACACTTACTGTGGAGAAAGAGGGGTTCAATTATCAGGAGGCCAGAAACAAAGAGTAGCAATAGCTCGAGCCATACTCAAGAATCCATCAGTCCTGCTCCTGGACGAGGCGACCAGTGCCCTGGACAGCGCATCCGAAAGGTCGGTCCAAGAAGCACTTGACAAGATGATGGTTGGAAGAACATGTCTAGTCATTGCTCACCGGTTGTCCACAATACAGAACTCTAACACCATTGCTGTAATCAAGAACGGAATGGTCGTGGAAAAAGGGTCACATTCTGAGCTTCTTTCCTTTGGACCGGGCGGCTCATACTACTCCTTAATAAAACCACAAGTGGGTGACTCCCCTTACCGGTGA
- the LOC100252037 gene encoding protein NDR1 gives MAESAGGCCRCCCSFIFTLGLTALFMWLSLRTSNPTCSIQYFYAPSLNRTLNTTNSSLYFDLKLDNGNKDKGIYYDPINLTFYYGFTPNFSVGNLTVPAFYQGHKKNARRRMLVQTPSVPWPEARTNGTVWFRMDLQTKVRFKILFWNTKREKISVSAPVEVNATDGKKIHKKGIKLKSGAPERWRNRAPVGLLGILATGILVVF, from the coding sequence ATGGCGGAGTCCGCTGGCGGATGCTGCCGCTGCTGCTGCAGCTTCATCTTCACTCTGGGCCTCACTGCCCTCTTCATGTGGCTCAGCCTCCGCACCTCCAACCCCACCTGCTCGATCCAGTACTTCTACGCCCCGTCTCTCAACAGAACCCTCAACACCACTAATAGCAGCTTGTATTTCGACCTGAAGCTCGATAATGGGAACAAGGACAAGGGCATCTACTACGACCCCATCAACCTCACCTTTTACTATGGCTTCACCCCGAACTTTTCGGTGGGCAATCTGACAGTGCCTGCGTTTTACCAGGGGCATAAGAAGAACGCCCGCCGGAGGATGTTGGTGCAGACGCCGTCGGTGCCGTGGCCGGAGGCGCGGACGAACGGGACGGTGTGGTTCAGGATGGACCTGCAGACAAAGGTGAGGTTCAAGATCTTGTTTTGGAATACAAAGCGCGAGAAGATCTCGGTGAGCGCTCCGGTGGAGGTCAACGCCACCGACGGTAAGAAAATCCACAAGAAGGGCATTAAACTCAAGTCCGGCGCACCGGAGCGGTGGAGGAATCGTGCGCCGGTGGGCCTATTGGGCATTTTGGCTACGGggattttagttgttttttga